From Enterococcus mundtii, the proteins below share one genomic window:
- a CDS encoding helix-turn-helix domain-containing protein gives MEVKMLELQNDLRERISHRNQYIPVTTCVDHFDDYFNRTWECHWHEEVEFSVVLKGSVEYIIFSSEKNTTTVTLHHGEGIYVPSGKLHSVRALQEGTILAGLVFPISFFELTIFDNFYFNNISKVFDSHFPFIYLNTEESIDISITESIIEICGLTGTETGFELYCIELVSRIWRLLTSKMNHLTEKTMFCEESIQTQYMKAMLTFIHSNYGKCITVEEIAKHSGISRTECFRCFKKFLKKTPMEYTTSYRLSMATMLLTSTSRTIKDISSSCGFSTPEYFGKVFKKYLGTTPGQYRK, from the coding sequence ATGGAAGTGAAAATGCTAGAATTACAAAACGATTTAAGAGAAAGAATTTCCCATAGAAATCAATATATCCCTGTGACAACATGTGTAGATCATTTTGATGACTATTTTAATAGAACATGGGAATGTCATTGGCATGAAGAAGTGGAGTTTTCAGTTGTTTTAAAAGGAAGTGTTGAATATATTATTTTCTCTAGTGAAAAAAACACAACAACCGTCACTTTACATCATGGGGAAGGAATCTATGTTCCTTCTGGTAAATTACATAGTGTTAGAGCATTGCAAGAAGGAACTATACTCGCAGGTCTAGTATTTCCCATTAGTTTTTTTGAATTAACAATCTTCGATAATTTTTACTTTAATAATATAAGCAAAGTGTTCGATTCCCATTTTCCATTCATATATTTAAATACTGAAGAATCGATTGATATATCAATAACTGAAAGCATCATAGAAATTTGTGGATTAACTGGTACTGAAACAGGTTTTGAATTATATTGTATTGAATTAGTTTCTAGAATATGGCGTCTTTTGACATCAAAAATGAATCATCTCACAGAAAAAACTATGTTTTGCGAAGAATCGATTCAAACACAATATATGAAGGCAATGTTAACATTTATCCACTCAAATTACGGAAAATGTATCACGGTCGAAGAAATTGCCAAACATTCAGGAATTAGTAGAACTGAATGTTTTCGCTGCTTCAAAAAGTTTCTAAAAAAAACACCTATGGAGTATACGACCAGCTATCGTTTATCAATGGCAACAATGCTATTAACAAGTACGAGCCGAACAATAAAAGATATTTCAAGCTCGTGTGGTTTTTCCACACCAGAATATTTTGGGAAAGTATTCAAAAAATATTTGGGAACAACGCCTGGCCAATACCGCAAGTAA
- a CDS encoding NUDIX hydrolase N-terminal domain-containing protein, translated as MTTKNEKYKRLLAIAEAGLFYGKDPFDEERYQELKAIALSLLSNGDKEIEERLEFILEQNEGYPTPKVDVRAFIKQEDKVLLVEDSHTKEWALPGGFAEIGYSPKENIEKEVKEETGLTVTVDQLLAIFDTNTRKDIPQAFQYYKVIFGCSIIGGSFITNNETSNSAFFALDDLPTLSQKRTTEEQLAILATGHLPYFD; from the coding sequence ATGACAACAAAAAACGAAAAATACAAACGTTTATTAGCGATCGCAGAAGCCGGTCTCTTCTATGGCAAAGATCCATTTGACGAAGAACGTTACCAAGAATTGAAAGCGATCGCTTTATCATTATTAAGTAATGGCGACAAGGAAATCGAAGAACGCCTTGAATTTATTTTAGAACAAAATGAAGGGTATCCAACACCCAAAGTCGATGTACGTGCCTTTATCAAACAAGAGGATAAAGTACTGTTAGTGGAAGACAGCCATACAAAAGAATGGGCATTACCGGGTGGTTTTGCGGAAATCGGCTATTCACCAAAGGAAAATATCGAAAAAGAGGTGAAAGAAGAAACTGGGCTAACAGTGACGGTGGATCAACTACTGGCGATTTTTGATACCAATACCCGAAAAGATATTCCACAAGCCTTTCAATACTATAAAGTCATTTTTGGATGTTCGATCATCGGAGGTTCTTTTATCACAAATAATGAAACTTCAAACAGCGCCTTTTTTGCATTGGACGATTTACCTACTCTTTCCCAAAAACGGACGACAGAAGAACAGCTTGCGATCTTAGCGACAGGTCATTTGCCTTATTTTGACTGA
- a CDS encoding B3/4 domain-containing protein, with product MKKFVADPSFWEVFPEAKIEILTVEGINNEVVEENKADYYDKLNRAAKEARNYLTEEPFSQNEVIAQWRQAFTQFKTKKGARSSIEALLKRASQGREFFPISPLVDIYNSISLRFGVPCGGEDLDTIVGDLHLGKAQGGENFLPLGAEADAPALTEEIIYYDKEGAVCRCFNWREAQRTMLTEKTTNAVLVIEAVNAQQAEVAGKAMTALQEDIERTFGVTSTRQTVTKEQPEITL from the coding sequence ATGAAAAAATTTGTAGCAGATCCATCATTTTGGGAAGTGTTCCCAGAAGCAAAAATCGAGATCTTAACGGTAGAAGGGATCAATAACGAAGTCGTTGAAGAAAACAAAGCAGATTATTATGACAAATTGAATCGTGCTGCTAAAGAAGCAAGAAATTATTTAACAGAAGAACCTTTTAGTCAAAATGAAGTGATTGCACAATGGCGTCAAGCGTTTACCCAGTTCAAGACCAAAAAAGGCGCACGTTCATCGATCGAGGCACTACTAAAAAGAGCCAGTCAAGGTCGCGAATTTTTCCCGATCAGTCCGTTAGTGGATATCTATAATAGTATCTCTTTGCGCTTTGGCGTACCCTGTGGCGGAGAAGATCTTGACACGATCGTTGGGGATCTTCATTTGGGTAAAGCCCAAGGTGGAGAAAATTTCTTGCCATTAGGCGCAGAAGCAGATGCCCCCGCATTAACAGAAGAAATCATTTATTATGATAAAGAAGGCGCAGTTTGTCGCTGCTTTAACTGGCGTGAAGCGCAACGGACCATGTTAACAGAAAAAACGACGAACGCTGTATTGGTGATCGAGGCAGTCAACGCACAACAAGCAGAAGTTGCCGGAAAAGCAATGACTGCTTTACAAGAAGACATTGAACGAACATTTGGTGTAACGAGTACTAGACAAACAGTGACGAAAGAACAACCAGAAATCACTTTGTGA
- a CDS encoding helix-turn-helix domain-containing protein has protein sequence MYSLMHQIITEKDLQRQVTLIELLLNHPKITVNELAEETNTTERTIFSDLQVIRSQLPDGWLIDSDQSGIRLLNQQNLLANDLWELFLKQSVSVQLIKELLFTKECSTTNFLAANGLSYETLKRHTRKVNRQLLRYGLQIKLTKYTSTMSGSENAIRLFYHRLLMPFTHNNYFFEDYSIHESHYFRFLKRLKQTPFSVETEEIFGICWFFINTIRVKANCRIEDSFFEPEDTLYSTYATELTTLYELEGVYLQKDELIFAFFCFLESWNYNNQYQEPVADILQSYPFSGKIKQFVQDLADTLHLEKLNETKLADNLILLLLKYHESPILIEQLNLQYHYFLEEYEQQYPQLYPFKQELLEQLKQELPVQEDEYFLRLLSFLIQQAILSVRPNKLNLYFFFQGEPSWKAFLQQELNDYFGKRVQLIPVELSQLSDITFHKSDLFVSNTPLDQVPIPIIYISTIPTKNELDQLTELTFRSYL, from the coding sequence ATGTACTCGCTCATGCATCAAATCATCACTGAAAAAGATTTACAACGACAAGTCACGTTGATTGAACTACTTTTAAACCATCCCAAAATCACTGTCAATGAGCTTGCTGAAGAAACAAATACAACGGAACGTACGATTTTTTCCGATTTACAAGTGATCCGTTCACAGTTACCTGATGGCTGGTTGATCGATAGTGATCAGTCAGGGATTCGTTTACTCAACCAACAAAATCTACTTGCCAATGATCTGTGGGAATTGTTTCTAAAGCAATCCGTTAGTGTACAATTGATCAAAGAACTATTGTTTACAAAGGAATGTTCCACAACCAATTTCTTAGCAGCCAATGGACTTTCTTACGAAACGCTGAAACGCCATACAAGAAAAGTCAATCGCCAACTCCTTCGTTATGGGTTACAGATCAAGCTGACAAAATATACAAGTACGATGAGTGGTTCTGAGAATGCGATCCGCTTGTTTTATCATCGTCTTTTGATGCCATTTACTCATAATAATTATTTTTTTGAAGATTATTCCATCCATGAATCCCATTACTTTCGTTTTTTGAAACGCTTGAAGCAAACCCCTTTTTCTGTTGAAACAGAAGAGATTTTTGGCATTTGCTGGTTTTTCATCAACACGATACGTGTTAAGGCAAACTGCCGTATCGAGGACTCTTTCTTTGAACCTGAAGATACTCTTTACTCCACGTATGCGACTGAATTGACCACGCTTTATGAATTAGAAGGCGTTTATTTACAAAAAGATGAATTGATTTTTGCTTTCTTTTGCTTTTTAGAAAGTTGGAATTACAACAATCAATACCAAGAACCCGTAGCAGATATCTTGCAAAGTTATCCTTTTTCGGGCAAGATCAAACAATTCGTTCAGGATTTAGCTGATACCTTGCACTTAGAAAAACTAAACGAGACAAAACTTGCGGATAACTTGATCTTGTTATTGTTGAAATATCATGAATCACCTATCTTGATCGAGCAGTTGAATTTGCAGTATCACTATTTCTTGGAAGAATATGAGCAACAATATCCACAGTTGTACCCATTCAAACAAGAATTACTTGAGCAACTGAAACAAGAGTTACCTGTCCAAGAAGACGAATACTTTCTACGCCTCTTATCATTTTTGATCCAGCAAGCGATCTTATCCGTTCGTCCAAATAAATTGAACCTGTATTTCTTCTTTCAAGGCGAACCCTCTTGGAAAGCCTTTTTGCAACAAGAATTAAATGATTACTTTGGGAAACGAGTTCAGTTGATTCCAGTAGAATTATCTCAACTTTCTGACATCACGTTCCATAAAAGCGACTTGTTCGTCTCAAACACCCCCCTCGACCAAGTCCCGATACCAATCATCTACATCTCTACCATACCAACAAAAAATGAGCTCGACCAATTGACCGAACTCACATTTAGAAGTTATTTGTAA
- a CDS encoding MarR family winged helix-turn-helix transcriptional regulator: MAEIIREIGAIARALDSISNIEFKEVALTRGQYLYLVRICENPGIIQEKIAEMLKVDRTTTARALKKLESNGLIRRVTDEQNKKNKRCYPTAQGEELYPMIIREHHHSTKVALAGLSEEEIQQLERLLTHVRKNISEDWNFVKKGNKRLY; this comes from the coding sequence ATGGCTGAGATCATAAGAGAAATCGGCGCGATAGCACGAGCGTTAGATTCGATCAGTAATATTGAGTTCAAGGAAGTCGCTTTGACGAGGGGGCAATACCTGTATCTCGTTCGGATTTGTGAAAATCCAGGCATCATTCAAGAAAAAATAGCCGAAATGCTTAAAGTCGATCGAACGACAACTGCCCGTGCGCTGAAAAAGCTGGAAAGTAATGGCTTGATTCGACGTGTAACGGACGAACAGAACAAGAAAAATAAAAGGTGTTATCCAACAGCCCAAGGAGAAGAACTTTATCCGATGATCATCCGAGAACACCATCATTCTACGAAAGTCGCTTTAGCTGGCTTGTCTGAAGAAGAAATCCAACAGTTGGAAAGATTATTGACACACGTAAGGAAAAATATCAGCGAAGACTGGAATTTTGTAAAAAAGGGCAATAAACGCCTGTATTGA
- a CDS encoding glyoxalase — translation MIHKSRVMLYVEDVALVSRFFVEQLKAEIVETLELPEEYQSIVLRMSQELELAIFPRTFVERFSPEVLGPPPSMIFFTDKFDELYEQIETAGEILENNGLLTFNFSDPEGNFFVMAKLESTEKVDERETEDENLDH, via the coding sequence ATGATCCATAAATCTCGTGTCATGCTATACGTCGAAGATGTCGCGTTAGTCAGTCGGTTTTTCGTTGAGCAATTGAAGGCAGAAATAGTAGAAACGTTGGAATTGCCAGAGGAATATCAAAGCATTGTCTTGCGTATGTCGCAAGAATTGGAGTTGGCTATTTTTCCTCGGACATTCGTTGAACGATTTTCACCAGAAGTGTTAGGACCACCACCGTCTATGATTTTCTTTACAGATAAGTTTGACGAACTTTACGAACAAATCGAAACAGCTGGTGAAATTTTGGAGAACAATGGCTTGTTGACGTTTAACTTTTCCGATCCTGAAGGAAATTTTTTTGTGATGGCAAAATTAGAATCGACAGAAAAAGTAGATGAAAGGGAGACAGAAGATGAAAATCTCGATCACTGA
- a CDS encoding GNAT family N-acetyltransferase has protein sequence MGKVEIRPIVGSEVERLQAISIETYTDTFGEYNTQADMDAYLSQAYDLQRLTKELIQPESAFFWALDHGEIAGYLKLNIGKAQSEEMPEDHLEIERIYIRPPYKKKGIGTHLMNWALAQAKAQGKTAVWLGVWEHNDPAQAFYRKHGFIRQGQHVFYMGDDAQIDHILVKKINEV, from the coding sequence GTGGGAAAGGTAGAAATCAGACCGATTGTGGGAAGTGAAGTAGAACGCCTTCAAGCAATCAGCATTGAAACATACACAGATACTTTTGGCGAATATAACACGCAGGCAGATATGGATGCATATCTTTCGCAAGCGTATGATTTGCAGCGATTGACAAAAGAACTGATCCAGCCAGAATCAGCTTTTTTCTGGGCGCTAGATCATGGCGAAATTGCGGGTTATCTAAAACTGAACATAGGAAAAGCACAATCCGAGGAAATGCCTGAGGATCATCTAGAAATCGAACGGATCTATATTCGACCACCCTATAAGAAAAAAGGGATCGGCACTCACTTGATGAACTGGGCGTTGGCTCAAGCGAAAGCACAGGGAAAAACAGCTGTGTGGTTAGGTGTGTGGGAACATAATGATCCAGCCCAAGCTTTTTACCGTAAGCATGGTTTCATACGCCAAGGACAACATGTGTTTTATATGGGAGACGATGCACAGATCGATCATATTTTAGTCAAAAAAATTAACGAGGTGTAA
- a CDS encoding sugar O-acetyltransferase — protein MNNKEKYHDLLNSGEIYDSVDSELIEYQGELVKKISEFNHTSETPEGHKKREKILREVLGTYNEGLYIIPPIFANCGLRNVHVGTDVVINFNANFVDDGDIFIGDDCMIGPNVSIATAVHPVSPKLRKHKLQFNKPVHIGNNVWIGAAATILPGVTIGDNSIVGAGSVVTRDVEPDSIVVGSPAKLLRKINAEDDIFYDGSKKIPKEILDKYL, from the coding sequence ATGAATAATAAGGAAAAATATCATGATTTACTAAATAGCGGAGAAATATATGACAGTGTAGATAGTGAATTAATTGAATATCAGGGAGAACTTGTGAAAAAAATAAGTGAGTTTAATCATACTTCAGAAACACCTGAAGGACATAAAAAGAGAGAAAAGATATTGAGAGAAGTGCTTGGAACATATAATGAAGGGTTATACATTATTCCTCCAATTTTTGCAAACTGTGGATTGAGGAATGTACATGTTGGTACAGACGTAGTTATTAATTTTAATGCGAATTTTGTAGACGATGGTGATATTTTTATTGGTGATGATTGTATGATTGGTCCTAATGTTTCTATAGCAACTGCAGTCCATCCTGTTTCCCCGAAGTTAAGAAAACACAAGCTCCAGTTTAACAAGCCAGTTCATATTGGCAATAATGTTTGGATCGGTGCTGCAGCGACTATTCTTCCTGGTGTAACAATCGGGGACAACTCGATTGTAGGAGCAGGAAGTGTTGTAACACGTGATGTAGAACCAGATAGCATTGTTGTTGGATCTCCCGCAAAATTGTTAAGGAAGATAAATGCTGAGGATGATATATTCTATGATGGCAGCAAAAAAATTCCTAAAGAAATCCTAGATAAATATCTATAG
- a CDS encoding HAD-IC family P-type ATPase has translation MTWYKETAEQTMNKLKTTKDGLSNQERTSRLEIQGRNEIEVKKKVSPLRKFLKHFTDLLMIILMVASVLKFLTGDYIEGSIILLVVIINSFVGYWQERKAEESLNGLKSLMSQDAVVLSEGVKKSIPATEIVQGDIVSLTAGDVVPADIRLVETYGLMIEEAALTGESDAVEKMSEPLVDELGAGDQLNMAFSGTLVQAGSALGVVVETGNTTEIGKINQALQSVQQQTTPLVRKIHQLNKQIFRGIVFLSLFLIFFTSFRYGLEWNFLFSTIIALIVSMIPEGLPAVLTMILSLGVNEMAQEQAIIKGLPSVETLGSMTVICSDKTGTLTKNEMTVVETMTEDETRLLEIMKNCQEVQTKDDQVVETLSGNPTELALLRYTAEQNLPLKTALAKLPFSSSYKYMATLHEEQDHAVVFVKGAPEVLLSKSSLSQSEQQQWINQASQLAKKGQRVLGFAYKQLPIEQELDHAQLQQLTFVGIAGIIDPPKESAIQAVRECQQAGISVKMITGDHKDTAQAIADQIGLKHTSNVLEGIDIDRLSDQDLAKRVSKVDVFARTTPEHKLRIVEALQKNGEIVGMTGDGVNDAPALKRADVGIAMGIKGSEVSKQAADMVLGDDNFHTIAKAVKEGRRILDNLQKTISFFLPTSLAQGLVIIWALLANQPLPLTPIQILWVNMVTTITLSYALGFEQASKDTMSRPPRDPNQGILTKYNVFRIFYVSLLIIIPAYWLAMQFEGQALQQTVLLQNIVAAQAVYMINCREQVDASLNKGFFQNKFLFISLGILFVLQTGVIYLPFAQQVIETTSLSFAQHLPILANVLLLFTIVEVEKRISKTWIKRKEREAFAGN, from the coding sequence ATGACATGGTACAAAGAAACTGCTGAACAAACAATGAATAAATTAAAGACGACCAAAGATGGTCTTTCAAATCAAGAACGTACCAGTCGTTTAGAAATACAAGGACGAAATGAAATAGAAGTGAAAAAGAAAGTCAGTCCGCTTCGGAAGTTTTTGAAGCATTTTACGGATTTGTTGATGATCATCCTGATGGTGGCTTCTGTCTTGAAGTTTTTAACGGGTGATTATATTGAAGGTAGTATTATTTTACTTGTAGTGATCATCAATAGTTTTGTTGGTTATTGGCAAGAAAGAAAAGCAGAAGAGTCACTCAATGGGCTAAAAAGTTTAATGAGTCAAGACGCAGTGGTTCTTTCTGAAGGCGTCAAGAAAAGTATCCCTGCCACTGAGATCGTGCAAGGGGATATAGTTAGTTTAACAGCTGGAGATGTCGTGCCTGCCGATATTCGTTTAGTCGAAACATATGGTTTGATGATCGAAGAAGCTGCGTTGACCGGTGAATCCGATGCGGTAGAGAAAATGAGTGAGCCGTTAGTCGATGAATTAGGCGCAGGAGATCAACTCAATATGGCTTTTTCAGGTACACTTGTCCAAGCTGGATCGGCGCTTGGTGTCGTCGTTGAAACAGGGAATACGACAGAGATTGGTAAAATCAATCAGGCATTACAATCAGTTCAACAACAAACGACCCCTTTGGTTCGCAAGATCCATCAGTTGAACAAGCAAATCTTCAGAGGAATCGTTTTTCTAAGTTTATTCTTGATTTTCTTTACCTCATTTAGGTATGGCTTAGAATGGAACTTTTTATTCTCAACGATCATTGCGTTGATCGTTTCTATGATCCCCGAAGGCTTGCCAGCGGTATTGACGATGATCCTCTCACTGGGGGTCAATGAAATGGCACAAGAACAAGCGATTATCAAAGGACTACCTTCCGTTGAAACACTTGGTTCAATGACGGTGATCTGTTCAGATAAAACGGGTACGTTGACTAAAAATGAAATGACTGTTGTGGAAACAATGACAGAAGATGAGACACGCTTACTTGAAATCATGAAAAATTGTCAAGAAGTGCAAACGAAAGATGATCAAGTAGTTGAAACGTTGAGTGGCAATCCAACTGAGCTGGCTTTATTACGATACACAGCTGAACAGAATCTTCCCCTAAAAACGGCGCTTGCTAAACTGCCATTTAGCTCAAGTTATAAATATATGGCAACATTGCATGAAGAACAGGACCATGCAGTAGTGTTTGTCAAAGGAGCGCCAGAAGTTTTATTATCGAAATCTTCTTTGTCACAATCAGAACAGCAACAATGGATCAACCAAGCATCACAACTAGCAAAAAAAGGCCAACGTGTATTAGGGTTCGCCTACAAGCAATTGCCTATTGAGCAAGAGTTAGACCATGCACAGTTGCAACAACTGACATTTGTTGGGATTGCAGGAATCATTGATCCACCAAAAGAGAGTGCGATCCAAGCGGTAAGAGAGTGTCAGCAAGCAGGGATCTCGGTGAAAATGATTACTGGTGACCATAAAGACACAGCCCAAGCAATTGCTGATCAAATCGGGTTGAAGCATACGAGTAATGTCCTTGAAGGAATCGATATCGATCGACTCTCTGATCAAGATTTAGCGAAGAGAGTGAGCAAAGTCGATGTCTTTGCTCGAACGACTCCGGAGCATAAATTAAGGATCGTAGAAGCTTTGCAGAAAAATGGTGAAATCGTTGGGATGACTGGTGATGGTGTCAATGATGCGCCAGCATTGAAACGAGCAGATGTAGGAATCGCTATGGGGATCAAAGGAAGTGAAGTCAGTAAACAAGCCGCAGATATGGTTTTAGGCGATGACAACTTCCATACGATCGCTAAAGCAGTCAAAGAAGGACGTCGGATTTTAGATAATTTACAAAAAACGATCAGCTTCTTCTTACCTACATCTTTAGCACAAGGTTTGGTGATCATCTGGGCATTACTTGCGAATCAGCCATTGCCTTTGACACCGATCCAAATCTTATGGGTCAATATGGTGACAACAATCACGTTATCCTATGCGTTAGGTTTTGAACAAGCAAGTAAAGACACGATGAGTCGGCCACCAAGAGATCCCAACCAAGGGATTTTGACTAAGTACAATGTTTTCCGGATTTTCTATGTGTCCCTCTTGATCATTATCCCAGCTTATTGGTTGGCAATGCAGTTTGAAGGTCAAGCATTACAACAAACTGTTCTTTTACAAAACATTGTTGCTGCCCAAGCCGTCTATATGATCAATTGTCGTGAGCAAGTCGATGCTTCATTGAATAAAGGCTTCTTCCAAAATAAATTCTTATTTATTTCATTAGGTATTTTATTTGTCCTCCAAACTGGAGTCATTTATCTACCCTTTGCGCAACAAGTCATTGAAACAACAAGTTTGAGCTTTGCTCAACATTTACCAATCCTTGCAAATGTACTTCTATTATTTACAATCGTAGAAGTTGAGAAACGAATCAGTAAAACATGGATCAAAAGAAAAGAAAGAGAAGCTTTTGCCGGTAACTGA
- a CDS encoding DUF7006 family protein — protein MAVFTTQEAYLQGFQSTLEEVEKRESQVLKDYIQSQMNQLEKLVSQVSQENFWKVLPEILGIDAKLGIFSELIVFDDFSNEYIVRMVETDYRTYFKELCGFNLSMEPKHSMIFNVL, from the coding sequence ATGGCGGTATTTACTACCCAAGAAGCCTATCTTCAAGGGTTTCAAAGTACTTTGGAAGAAGTAGAGAAACGAGAAAGCCAAGTCCTGAAGGACTATATACAGAGCCAAATGAACCAATTGGAGAAGTTAGTATCACAAGTTTCTCAAGAAAATTTCTGGAAAGTCTTACCCGAAATCTTAGGGATCGATGCGAAGCTAGGCATCTTCTCAGAATTGATTGTCTTTGATGATTTTTCGAATGAGTATATTGTTCGAATGGTTGAAACAGATTATCGTACCTATTTCAAAGAATTATGTGGGTTTAATCTTAGCATGGAGCCGAAACATTCCATGATTTTCAATGTTTTATGA
- a CDS encoding NCS2 family permease yields the protein MKEKILSYFEIDALNTTVKREILAGFTTFISMAYILFVNPTVLGASGMDEGAVFTATALASAIGCILMGVVARYPIGTAPALGINAFFAYSVCLGMGIPWETALAGVFVASLIFILITIFKLREMIIDAIPTDLKFAISGGIGLFIAFLGLSEGGLIVANESTLVGLGSLSVGSTWLTIFGLVITAVLLVRRVPGGIFIGMVATTLLGLVTGLIPMPSQLVAAAPSLKPTFLVALKHVGDINSLQMWVVVLTFLLVTFFDTAGTLVGLANQAGFMQDNKMPRVGKALASDSTAMLAGSLLGTSPVGAFVESSAGIAVGGRSGLTAITTGILFLFGLFFSPLLSVVTSQVTAPALILVGVLMAQSLRQIEWGKMEIAIPAFLILIGMPLTYSISDGIALGFIFYPITMLAAKRGKEVSPIMYALFFVFIGFMWILNV from the coding sequence ATGAAGGAAAAGATACTTTCCTACTTCGAGATTGACGCACTGAATACGACGGTGAAACGTGAGATACTGGCTGGGTTTACGACATTTATCTCTATGGCATATATCTTATTTGTCAATCCAACAGTACTTGGTGCTTCGGGGATGGATGAAGGGGCAGTGTTTACTGCGACAGCATTAGCCAGTGCCATTGGCTGTATTTTGATGGGGGTCGTTGCACGCTACCCAATTGGAACAGCGCCTGCGCTAGGAATCAATGCCTTTTTTGCTTACTCAGTCTGTTTAGGTATGGGAATTCCATGGGAAACAGCATTGGCAGGAGTGTTCGTCGCTTCGTTGATTTTTATTTTGATCACCATTTTTAAATTACGTGAGATGATCATTGATGCCATTCCAACAGACTTGAAGTTTGCGATTTCTGGCGGGATAGGTTTGTTTATTGCCTTTCTAGGCTTGAGTGAAGGTGGCTTGATCGTAGCAAATGAATCAACTCTTGTTGGATTAGGTTCATTGAGTGTCGGTTCCACTTGGTTGACGATTTTTGGTTTAGTCATTACCGCGGTATTGTTAGTTCGTCGCGTACCAGGAGGGATTTTTATCGGGATGGTAGCAACCACGCTTCTAGGACTAGTCACTGGACTGATCCCTATGCCTTCACAGCTTGTTGCGGCAGCACCTAGCTTGAAACCGACTTTTTTAGTTGCATTGAAACACGTCGGTGATATCAATAGCTTACAAATGTGGGTAGTCGTTTTGACGTTCTTGTTAGTGACATTCTTTGATACAGCTGGAACATTGGTTGGCCTAGCAAACCAAGCTGGTTTCATGCAAGATAACAAAATGCCACGTGTTGGGAAAGCATTAGCTTCGGATTCTACTGCGATGTTAGCTGGTTCATTGTTAGGTACATCGCCAGTTGGGGCTTTTGTTGAGTCATCCGCAGGGATCGCCGTTGGTGGACGATCTGGACTAACTGCAATCACAACAGGGATTTTATTCTTGTTCGGATTATTTTTCTCACCATTATTATCAGTCGTGACTTCTCAAGTGACTGCACCTGCGCTGATTTTAGTTGGTGTGTTGATGGCCCAATCATTACGTCAGATCGAATGGGGAAAAATGGAGATTGCGATTCCTGCTTTCTTGATCTTGATCGGTATGCCGTTGACTTATAGTATCTCAGATGGGATTGCACTAGGATTCATCTTTTATCCAATCACCATGCTAGCAGCAAAACGTGGCAAAGAAGTCTCACCGATCATGTACGCGCTATTCTTTGTCTTTATAGGATTCATGTGGATCTTGAATGTTTGA